The following coding sequences are from one Alosa alosa isolate M-15738 ecotype Scorff River chromosome 3, AALO_Geno_1.1, whole genome shotgun sequence window:
- the tank gene encoding TRAF family member-associated NF-kappa-B activator isoform X1, producing MEKNIADQLNKAFEAYRTASIERDNAKRELKQKTDYYERYTLKLQQQIEDQNQQISRLQAQLISATNHASGEIKCYETGHRKQEAEPLSPRPNKSSSRSYRTNHFLGDDIRDCSGMHLHAVAGVSGSETENILEAFQEIQGKFQLIRTLTKKQKDHLKRIHRGNDSANEPQFSMPIQCTDVTAERAEASFSSSSSSSSSSAVVRASVDEPVSASSLAAGGLAVGPLAVSSLASRGANPEDGDSVDSLTKLSVKFPPQTDSEYDFLNSTPEKPVELPTGTGHRTGLLTSVLPTIEEPSKEPFAYPSSLPPSSSIPSVTSEMLESVRGPQQALWSPELCDAAAVAAPPACAEPHQQENCAFCHASVPQDRMYSHLNSHFKNSACN from the exons ATGGAGAAAAATATTGCTGACCAGCTCAACAAAGCCTTTGAAGCCTACCGCACAGCCTCCATTGAGCGAGACAATGCCAAGAGGGAACTGAAGCAAAAG ACTGACTATTATGAAAGATACACACTGAAGCTTCAACAGCAGATAGAGGACCAAAATCAACAGATTTCTAGACTTCAAGCTCAATTAATTTCAGCAACAAATCATGCCTCAG GTGAGATAAAGTGTTACGAGACTGGCCACCGAAAACAGGAAGCTGAGCCTTTGTCACCTCGCCCCAACAAGTCATCCTCGCGGTCCTATAGGACAAACCACTTCCTG GGGGATGATATCAGGGACTGTTCGGGGATGCATCTTCACGCTGTTGCTGGAGTGAGTGGTAGTGAAAC TGAAAACATCCTTGAAGCCTTTCAGGAAATTCAGGGGAAATTCCAGCTGATAAGGACGCTCACCAAAAAACAGAAAGATCACCTGAAAAGAATACACAGAGGGAATGATTCTGCAAATG AGCCACAGTTCTCTATGCCCATCCAGTGCACGGACGTGACAGCCGAGCGGGCTGAGgcttccttctcttcctcctcctcgtcctcttcctcctcggcTGTGGTGCGAGCCAGCGTGGACGAACCAGTGTCCGCTAGCTCGTTAGCTGCCGGTGGATTAGCCGTTGGCCCGTTAGCCGTTAGCTCGCTAGCCTCACGTGGGGCCAACCCTGAGGACGGCGACTCTGTGGACTCACTCACCAAGCTAAGTGTTAAATTCCCGCCGCAGACGGACAGTGAGTATGACTTCCTCAACAGCACACCGGAGAAGCCTGTGGAGCTGCCCACGGGCACTGGGCACCGGACTGGCTTGCTGACGAGCGTGCTCCCCACTATTGAGGAGCCCTCAAAGGAACCTTTTGCCTACCcatcctctctgcctccctcgtCCTCCATACCCTCAGTTACTTCAGAGATGCTAGAGAGCGTACGTGGGCCTCAGCAG GCACTCTGGAGCCCTGAGCTGTGTGATGCGGCGGCCGTAGCTGCACCGCCAGCCTGTGCGGAGCCGCACCAGCAGGAGAACTGTGCTTTCTGCCACGCCAGCGTACCCCAAGACCGCATGTACAGCCACCTCAATTCACACTTTAAGAACAGCGCCTGCAATTGA
- the tank gene encoding TRAF family member-associated NF-kappa-B activator isoform X2 gives MEKNIADQLNKAFEAYRTASIERDNAKRELKQKTDYYERYTLKLQQQIEDQNQQISRLQAQLISATNHASGEIKCYETGHRKQEAEPLSPRPNKSSSRSYRTNHFLGDDIRDCSGMHLHAVAGVSGSETENILEAFQEIQGKFQLIRTLTKKQKDHLKRIHRGNDSANEPQFSMPIQCTDVTAERAEASFSSSSSSSSSSAVVRASVDEPVSASSLAAGGLAVGPLAVSSLASRGANPEDGDSVDSLTKLSVKFPPQTDSEYDFLNSTPEKPVELPTGTGHRTGLLTSVLPTIEEPSKEPFAYPSSLPPSSSIPSVTSEMLESVRGPQQ, from the exons ATGGAGAAAAATATTGCTGACCAGCTCAACAAAGCCTTTGAAGCCTACCGCACAGCCTCCATTGAGCGAGACAATGCCAAGAGGGAACTGAAGCAAAAG ACTGACTATTATGAAAGATACACACTGAAGCTTCAACAGCAGATAGAGGACCAAAATCAACAGATTTCTAGACTTCAAGCTCAATTAATTTCAGCAACAAATCATGCCTCAG GTGAGATAAAGTGTTACGAGACTGGCCACCGAAAACAGGAAGCTGAGCCTTTGTCACCTCGCCCCAACAAGTCATCCTCGCGGTCCTATAGGACAAACCACTTCCTG GGGGATGATATCAGGGACTGTTCGGGGATGCATCTTCACGCTGTTGCTGGAGTGAGTGGTAGTGAAAC TGAAAACATCCTTGAAGCCTTTCAGGAAATTCAGGGGAAATTCCAGCTGATAAGGACGCTCACCAAAAAACAGAAAGATCACCTGAAAAGAATACACAGAGGGAATGATTCTGCAAATG AGCCACAGTTCTCTATGCCCATCCAGTGCACGGACGTGACAGCCGAGCGGGCTGAGgcttccttctcttcctcctcctcgtcctcttcctcctcggcTGTGGTGCGAGCCAGCGTGGACGAACCAGTGTCCGCTAGCTCGTTAGCTGCCGGTGGATTAGCCGTTGGCCCGTTAGCCGTTAGCTCGCTAGCCTCACGTGGGGCCAACCCTGAGGACGGCGACTCTGTGGACTCACTCACCAAGCTAAGTGTTAAATTCCCGCCGCAGACGGACAGTGAGTATGACTTCCTCAACAGCACACCGGAGAAGCCTGTGGAGCTGCCCACGGGCACTGGGCACCGGACTGGCTTGCTGACGAGCGTGCTCCCCACTATTGAGGAGCCCTCAAAGGAACCTTTTGCCTACCcatcctctctgcctccctcgtCCTCCATACCCTCAGTTACTTCAGAGATGCTAGAGAGCGTACGTGGGCCTCAGCAG TGA